The segment AACCCTTACAAGGGGATGAAGGTTGCGGGTCGGGTCGGTCAATTGATCGGTTGGTTAGCGATCGCATCGGGACTTCTGCCTCTAGTAGTATTTGGCGGTGGGCTGAACTTCTGGAATATCTTAATTGGTTGGTTCTTGCTTCAGAATGCTAGCCAAGCTGCTCAGTATGGCGTGGTGTTGGATCGCTTAGCAGGGCTGACAGCATCCGATGCCGTCAGCACAAATAGCCCAGTTGTCACTGCTTCGTCAACATTACGAGAGTTTGCCGATCAGCGGATTCTGGATCAGCGGGTGTGGCAGAAATTTTTAGTCACAAACGCAGAGGGTCAACTGCTGGGTACGCTTTCCATCGAGGATTTGAAAGCGATTCCGAGTGATCTGTGGTCTGAAACTTTGGTTCAAACCCTCGTAAAACCGCTTGACCCATCTCTCATGGTACAGAGCGATCGTCCCTTGTCAGAAGTGGCAACCTTGTTGGAAGAACGCAAGTTGACTGCACTTTCCGTTGTTCAAGAAAACAATATCTTAGTGGGCTTGCTCGAAAAAACTGCGATCGTGAATCTGCTTCAGAATCGAGCCTATGCTGCTCCGGCATAGATTCAGATTGAAACATACAGCAGGCATTGCTGAATGAGAAGATGAATCAGACTGGAATGCCTCAAGTTCATCGTCAGGCAAAAGGTTACACTCCATTGATAGCAGAAGCCGATGCAACGTATTGGAAACGCTGAATCCTTTTGCTCAGAACGCTTTAGAGGATGTTTTAAAAGTATAGAAAGTTTCTTCGCTCTCGTTGCTATCCCGCCCGTGATTGAAAATCTGGGCTAACAGAAGCAAGTCCACTCAAGGGACTAAAAGACTTTCAGCATCAAGTTTCCAGTCCTTTTCAAAGGACTTCGTACCGTTAGCCCCGACTTCCAGTCGAGGCGCGGGTGAGTGCCAGAAACGATACTTTTCAAACATCCTCTTAGAACGATAGAGAGACTTGCGATCGTGGCTCTTAATTTTAGCGTTGAGCCACGATCGCATTCTTGTATTAAGGAGACATCCGTTCGATCGTCCAATGATCTCCTTGACGACAGTAGAGTAAGCGATCGTGCAATCGACTTGGTCTGCCTTGCCAAAATTCAATCTCGCGTGGAATCACTCGAAATCCGCCCCAATGCGGCGGACGCGGTACTTCCTGGCTCTCATATTCCACTTTCAACGCCGCTAATTTCTGCTCCAAAACATCCCGATTCGGGATAATTTCGCTCTGCTCCGATGCCCAAGCTCCCAAACGACTGTTGTGCGGACGACTGAAAAAATAGCCATCCGATTCTTCAGCAGACACTTTTTCAACGCTGCCGACAATTCGCACCTGGCGTTCTAGCTCTGTCCACAAAAACACCAAAGCTGCTTGAGGATTCGCTTCTAACTCTTTTCCTTTGTTGCTGTTGTAGTTCGTGAAAAAAGTAAAACCGAGATCGTCAACGGCTTTCAACAACACAATTCGAGCCGCAGGAATGCCATCTTTGCTGGCAGTTGCCAAAGTCATCGCATTCGGCTCTGGCAACTCTGCCTTCACCGCTTGATCAAACCAGTGTTGAAATTGTTGAAAAGGATTCGGATCAACATCCGTTTCGTTCAAGGTTTCTCTGGTGTAATCCTTTCTGAGATCCGCAATCGAAGACATCATCGTTTATTTTTTATGCGCCATTTTCTATTCTATTCGCCTGGGAGATCACAAAAAGCGATCGATCTGGCATAACTTAAAAAGGTTGCGATCGGAGAGTAATGTAAAAATGGCGCTGTTATTAGCTGGCGATATTGGTGGAACGAAAACAATTTTGCGACTGGTGGAAGCTCAAGTAGATCAGACGGAAACAGCGAAAAGTAGCTTATTTGAGCAACGCTATGTCAGTCGTGACTTTCCTGATCTCGTGCCGATGGTGGAAAAATTCTTGCAAGAAGCACAGCAGGCAACCGGACAATCATTTGCGCCAGAAAAGGCTTGTTTTGGAATTGCTGGTCCAGTTGTGAACAATACCAGTAAAGTCACGAATGTTGGCTGGATGTTAGAAGGCGATCGCTTATCTGAACAACTCTCGATTCCGAAAGTTTCCCTGATTAATGACTTTGCCGCGATCGGTTATGGGATTCTCGCCTTAGAGCCGACAGATCTGCATGTCTTACAGCAAGGTCAGCCGAAGGAAAACGCTCCGATTGCTGTGATTGGGGCAGGAACGGGCTTAGGACAGGGCTATTTAGTGCATGATGGCACGGCTTATCAAGTGTTTGAATCTGAAGGTGGACATGCCGATTTTGCGCCTCGGACGGAATTAGAATTTCAGATGTCGCGCTACTTACTGGATAAGTTAAATATTGAACGCATCTCGGTCGAGCGCATTGTTTCAGGACAAGGCATTATTGCCATTTATCAATTTTTGCGCGATCGCGATTTTGCTAAAGAATCTCCAGAGATTGCAGAGATTATGCATACTTGGAATTCGGAAATTGGACGAGAAAAAACCGTTGATCCGGCTGCTGCCATTTCTCAAGCCGCATTAGAACAGCGCGATCATCTGTCTGAAAAAACCATGCAAATGTTCATTGATGCCTATGGTGCAGAGGCAGGCAACCAAGCTTTGAAATTGCTTCCTTATGGTGGCTTATACATTGCAGGTGGAATTGCTGCGAAAGTGTTGCCCTTGATGGAAGAAGGAAGCTTTGTGCGATCGTTCCAACTGAAAGGAAGAATGCGATCGCTGATGGAACAAGTTCCCATTCAAATCGTGCTCAATCCACAGGTCGGCTTGATTGGAGCCGCCCTTTGTGCGTCAAGGTTATGATTCACCCCGCTGAAAAAACTGTTTGAGAATTTCACCTGGAGGGCGATCCCAAGTATCTAAATGATTGTTGATTAGCCCTTCAG is part of the Leptolyngbya boryana PCC 6306 genome and harbors:
- a CDS encoding site-2 protease family protein encodes the protein MNNIRVGSLFGIPFYVNPSWFLVLGLVTFSYGSGLAAQFPNLPSGLSWGLGLLTALLLFGSVLAHELGHSFVALKQGVGVKSITLFLFGGLASLDKESQTPAEAFQVAIAGPLVSLLLAGLATLLAVGTGISGAPAAILSVLVSVNLALALFNLIPGLPLDGGNILKALVWKVTGNPYKGMKVAGRVGQLIGWLAIASGLLPLVVFGGGLNFWNILIGWFLLQNASQAAQYGVVLDRLAGLTASDAVSTNSPVVTASSTLREFADQRILDQRVWQKFLVTNAEGQLLGTLSIEDLKAIPSDLWSETLVQTLVKPLDPSLMVQSDRPLSEVATLLEERKLTALSVVQENNILVGLLEKTAIVNLLQNRAYAAPA
- the pdxH gene encoding pyridoxamine 5'-phosphate oxidase, with the protein product MMSSIADLRKDYTRETLNETDVDPNPFQQFQHWFDQAVKAELPEPNAMTLATASKDGIPAARIVLLKAVDDLGFTFFTNYNSNKGKELEANPQAALVFLWTELERQVRIVGSVEKVSAEESDGYFFSRPHNSRLGAWASEQSEIIPNRDVLEQKLAALKVEYESQEVPRPPHWGGFRVIPREIEFWQGRPSRLHDRLLYCRQGDHWTIERMSP
- a CDS encoding glucokinase; this encodes MALLLAGDIGGTKTILRLVEAQVDQTETAKSSLFEQRYVSRDFPDLVPMVEKFLQEAQQATGQSFAPEKACFGIAGPVVNNTSKVTNVGWMLEGDRLSEQLSIPKVSLINDFAAIGYGILALEPTDLHVLQQGQPKENAPIAVIGAGTGLGQGYLVHDGTAYQVFESEGGHADFAPRTELEFQMSRYLLDKLNIERISVERIVSGQGIIAIYQFLRDRDFAKESPEIAEIMHTWNSEIGREKTVDPAAAISQAALEQRDHLSEKTMQMFIDAYGAEAGNQALKLLPYGGLYIAGGIAAKVLPLMEEGSFVRSFQLKGRMRSLMEQVPIQIVLNPQVGLIGAALCASRL